The nucleotide window GTTCGTGCATCTTCCTGAGCTGTTCCTCTATCATCTCCGCCTCCTTGATGAGCGGTTCCGTTGAAACGTCTATAGGTGCTAGCTTCTTCAGGACATCTATGACGTTAGCGGCCGCCCTTGGGTCTGGTCTGTCACCAAAAGTTTCCCCGAGCAGAACGTATGCGTTGAGGCCCTTCTTTCCAGCCTCCCAGAGGAGCTTCCCGCTCATTCCCATAATCGAGCCGTACTGGAGTATCTTCGCTCCCGCTTCCTCAAGTTCTTTGTTGAGCTCTTCCCTCGCTCCAACACCCCAGACTTCCATCTTCTCCTTAAAGAATCCTATGCCTATGCCCCCTATGGAAATGACCTTCTGGGCGTTCATGTCGCTGAGGTAACTAGCGAGTTCCTTCGCTATCTCGTTCACAAGCGTCGGCGGGACGTAGATGTCAGCGACAGCGACTATTATGTTGTCCTTACCGTAGAAGCGGAGTGGTGGATTGGGCTTTCCTTCGAGAACTATGCTCATTGGCGGTATGAAGGGGCTTTCAACGTAGCCTATCATCTCCATTCCGAGTTCTTTGGCCAGGAAGTTACCGACTATATGGCCGACCAGTCCTATTCCGGGGTAACCTTCGATGAGTATCGGGTTCTTTATCTCCGGCAGGATAAGCTTTACTGGCTTTTCCATGCCCTCACCTCCAGGAGTATTTAGTTCCCGAAGGTTATTAAAGTTTCCGCCCTTTATTTCCACTGGAACGGCAACCCTTATATGAGTGGAGCGAGCAGTTAACATGGTGATGACCATGCCAAGGATAGGCATCATAGGCGGTTCCGGGGTTTATGGCGTCTTCGAGCCGAAGGAGACCGTTAAGGTTCACACACCCTACGGCAGGCCTTCCGCTCCAGTGGAAATAGGCGAAATCGGAGGTGTGAAGGTGGCCTTTATACCAAGACACGGCAAGCACCACGAGTTTCCACCGCATGAAGTTCCCTACAGGGCGAACATTTGGGCGTTGAAGGAGCTTGGTGTTGAGAGGGTTATAGGTGTTACCGCAGTAGGTTCCCTCCGGGAGGAGTACAAGCCGGGCGACATCGTCATAACCGACCAGTTCATAGACTTCACCAAAAAGAGAGAATACACCTTCTACAACGGGCCCAGGGTAGCTCACGTCTCGATGGCCGACCCCTTCTGCCCGGAGATGAGGAGAATATTCTACGAGACTGCCAAAGAGCTCGGCTTCCCCGTCCACGGGAAGGGCACTTACGTCTGCATTGAAGGCCCGCGTTTTTCTACGAGGGCAGAGAGCTTCATGTTCAGGCAGTACGCCCACATAATAGGCATGACCCTCGTCCCGGAGATAAACCTTGCTCGCGAGCTTGGAATGTGCTACGTTAACATCGCAACGGTTACAGACTACGACGTCTGGGCCGAGAAGCCGGTTGATGCCCAGGAAGTGCTCAAGGTCATGGCCGAGAACAACTACAAGGTTCAGGAGCTCCTCAAAAAGGCCATTCCGCGTATTCCTGAGGAGAGGAAGTGTGGCTGTGCTGATGTACTTAAGACGATGTTCGTGTGAGCTTTTCTGGGCTTCTCCCTTCTTGGTTTTAATCGGTGAAACCTTTTTAACCCTTCCAGTAAACACACCCCTTTAAAAGGGGGTGGGTGGAGTGAGCATTCTCATCAGGAACGGTTACGTCATCTACGGCGAGAACCTGGAGGTCGTTAAGGCCGACGTTCTGATTGAAGGAAACAGAATCGTCGAGGTCAAGAAGGGCATCAACGAGTCCTCCGAGACGGTCATAGACGCAACGGGTAAAGTCGTTTCCCCGGGCTTCGTGAACCTTCACACGCATTCGCCTATGGGCCTCTTCCGCGGTTTGGCCGACGATTTGCCCCTCATGGAGTGGCTGGAAAAGCACATCTGGCCGAGGGAGGCCAAGCTGACAAGGGAGCACATAAAGGCCGGCGCTTACCTCGGTGCGCTTGAGATGATTAAGACTGGTACGACGACTTTCCTCGATATGTACTTCCAGATGGACGCCGTTGCTGAGGCCGTTCTCGATTCGGGCCTAAGGGGCTACCTAAGCTACGGCATGATAGACCTTGGCGACCCCGATAGAACCGAGAAGGAACTCAAGGAAGCGCTCAGGGAGATGGAAGCAATAGAAGGCCTCAACTCGGAA belongs to Thermococcus sp. and includes:
- a CDS encoding proteasome assembly chaperone family protein, which gives rise to MEKPVKLILPEIKNPILIEGYPGIGLVGHIVGNFLAKELGMEMIGYVESPFIPPMSIVLEGKPNPPLRFYGKDNIIVAVADIYVPPTLVNEIAKELASYLSDMNAQKVISIGGIGIGFFKEKMEVWGVGAREELNKELEEAGAKILQYGSIMGMSGKLLWEAGKKGLNAYVLLGETFGDRPDPRAAANVIDVLKKLAPIDVSTEPLIKEAEMIEEQLRKMHEQMEQARKKEMKQYESIYL
- a CDS encoding S-methyl-5'-thioadenosine phosphorylase, which encodes MPRIGIIGGSGVYGVFEPKETVKVHTPYGRPSAPVEIGEIGGVKVAFIPRHGKHHEFPPHEVPYRANIWALKELGVERVIGVTAVGSLREEYKPGDIVITDQFIDFTKKREYTFYNGPRVAHVSMADPFCPEMRRIFYETAKELGFPVHGKGTYVCIEGPRFSTRAESFMFRQYAHIIGMTLVPEINLARELGMCYVNIATVTDYDVWAEKPVDAQEVLKVMAENNYKVQELLKKAIPRIPEERKCGCADVLKTMFV